In Natrinema pellirubrum DSM 15624, the following proteins share a genomic window:
- a CDS encoding transposase: MAKEKDEDADRDPESKGEIHERWERKGEISSRYTETKKKLPDDPRDDPWAYTGLLSRNPANNITPPLWEAIKSEAYRVYRWSVERDRYDDLESPEHRLAKALGKVQLRHYYWSRGTNENLTENLDGEDATRLYLFFDLSALNQSGVARAIKNPDIRKALGIENSVSQPTLNRMPGRMDDETRHYYASETETLVRRLQDTKLEHWFRDPTPDTIVTDGEGFPPVQVIARSLRSKTFKYLRLKRDSSFEVTKDAALRVLIAAANGNGFVNDAAKNLKYKGFYDDGDIPTGQNLTHHLRKSSRENVVQMFREANEQLFEIAARYDYFPDSAEVAFDITDWPFYGDYESNEFIRGTKPGRNYSWAWKYITLALVGTDTPLILVVLPVKDKSKTPEYIRRMLRLARQHLSIGRVYLDAGTEFYNSDTISTITEQGLELVMQGRKSGKTVKHFLNGMARADLRSSYYPYGVGSLDEDSYYAVGLKSDKTVKLRKSDADEPMDDYTYFYTNLHPEEVSPEELGEAYRRRWGIETDFRVIKEEFLAKCGSRNPALRAFYFNFAAHLFNIWTVANILRAEETGESLSDGKQLTAGELMQAIEDDPHDLQIPTEPPETRQVFGDVLGAGWSTSDAD, translated from the coding sequence GTGGCAAAGGAGAAAGACGAAGACGCTGACCGTGATCCTGAGTCGAAGGGTGAGATCCACGAGCGGTGGGAGAGGAAGGGAGAGATTTCAAGCCGGTACACCGAGACCAAGAAGAAGCTGCCGGACGACCCTCGGGATGATCCTTGGGCGTACACGGGTCTCCTGAGCCGGAATCCGGCCAACAACATCACGCCGCCGCTGTGGGAAGCCATTAAATCAGAGGCCTACCGCGTCTACCGTTGGTCGGTGGAACGTGATCGGTACGACGACCTGGAGTCGCCCGAGCATCGACTCGCAAAGGCACTCGGGAAGGTCCAGCTTCGGCACTACTACTGGTCGAGAGGGACGAACGAGAACCTCACTGAGAATCTGGACGGAGAGGACGCGACGCGGCTGTATCTGTTCTTCGACCTCTCGGCACTCAACCAGTCGGGCGTAGCCCGTGCCATCAAGAACCCCGACATCCGGAAGGCGTTGGGAATTGAGAATTCGGTGAGTCAGCCGACGCTGAACCGGATGCCGGGGCGGATGGATGACGAGACGCGGCACTACTACGCGAGTGAGACTGAGACGCTGGTCCGGCGCTTGCAGGATACGAAGCTCGAACACTGGTTTCGAGACCCGACGCCGGACACGATAGTCACTGACGGCGAAGGGTTCCCTCCGGTCCAGGTGATCGCCCGGAGTCTGCGATCGAAGACGTTCAAGTACCTCCGGCTGAAGCGCGACAGCAGTTTTGAGGTGACGAAGGACGCGGCGCTCCGGGTGCTCATCGCCGCCGCAAATGGGAACGGGTTTGTCAACGATGCCGCAAAGAACCTCAAGTACAAGGGATTCTACGACGACGGCGACATTCCGACGGGGCAGAACCTCACGCACCACCTTCGGAAGTCCTCACGAGAGAACGTTGTACAGATGTTCCGCGAGGCGAATGAGCAACTGTTCGAGATCGCCGCCAGATACGATTACTTTCCCGACAGCGCAGAGGTAGCCTTTGACATCACGGACTGGCCGTTCTACGGCGACTACGAGAGTAACGAGTTCATTCGTGGGACGAAGCCGGGGCGGAACTACTCGTGGGCGTGGAAGTACATCACGCTGGCCCTCGTCGGGACTGACACGCCGCTGATCCTGGTCGTGCTCCCGGTCAAAGACAAGAGCAAGACGCCAGAGTACATCCGTCGGATGCTCCGGCTGGCCAGGCAACACCTGAGTATCGGCCGCGTCTACCTTGACGCGGGGACGGAGTTCTACAACTCGGACACGATTTCGACCATCACCGAGCAGGGGCTGGAACTGGTGATGCAGGGCCGCAAGTCGGGGAAGACGGTCAAACACTTCCTGAACGGAATGGCGCGTGCCGATCTGCGGTCGTCATACTACCCCTACGGCGTCGGCTCCCTCGACGAAGACAGCTACTACGCGGTCGGCCTGAAGTCGGACAAGACGGTGAAACTACGGAAGTCAGACGCTGATGAGCCGATGGACGACTACACGTACTTCTACACGAACCTGCATCCCGAAGAGGTCTCGCCGGAAGAGTTGGGCGAGGCGTACCGCCGTCGGTGGGGCATCGAGACGGACTTCCGCGTGATCAAGGAGGAGTTCCTCGCCAAGTGTGGGTCTCGAAACCCGGCGCTTCGGGCGTTCTATTTCAACTTCGCGGCGCACCTGTTCAACATCTGGACGGTGGCGAACATCCTCCGTGCTGAGGAGACAGGTGAATCGCTGAGTGACGGGAAGCAACTGACTGCCGGTGAGCTGATGCAGGCCATCGAGGACGACCCGCACGACCTCCAGATTCCGACCGAACCACCAGAAACCCGACAAGTATTTGGCGACGTTCTCGGGGCCGGTTGGAGCACCTCAGACGCCGACTGA
- a CDS encoding IS630-like element ISNpe13 family transposase, with protein MTGREKKIVRHLSEEDLDRLLGEADDQKEFERLVFIKRLYKGATLKEAADDVGKSEGTATNWVNRWNEGGLGKLTPNFGGGRPPKLDEDQQDELIDRLREGQPWKKQEIQHLLDEEFDVEYHPHYLPTFLHNLGLSYAIPRTKRPDRPDNAEEILDERVEYAFDEDAHDQPHNKRESDDDDDEEKWRTDEDICTDGGTVVGFFDVSHPQPWDNSQRLYTVDEPHITRPLVKIDTPAAGFYALNGESVLSFPPNQEKEQICGCFEEIREQNPGKRILLVLDNFSSHVCKHTRKRAHELGIDLVFLPVGSPDLNPIEPVWKSLKWESSPLIVNGEDEYRRLLDELFDQLTEKLSFAASWIDNHLSGFLNKIC; from the coding sequence GTGACTGGTCGAGAGAAGAAAATCGTGCGACACCTGAGTGAAGAAGATCTGGATCGTCTTCTCGGCGAGGCAGACGATCAGAAGGAATTCGAACGCCTCGTGTTCATCAAACGGCTGTACAAGGGTGCCACGCTGAAGGAAGCCGCCGACGACGTCGGGAAATCTGAGGGCACCGCCACGAACTGGGTTAACCGCTGGAACGAAGGAGGTCTCGGCAAACTCACTCCGAACTTCGGGGGCGGTCGGCCCCCGAAGCTCGACGAAGACCAACAAGACGAACTCATCGATCGACTACGTGAGGGACAACCGTGGAAAAAACAGGAGATTCAGCACCTTCTCGACGAGGAGTTCGACGTCGAATATCATCCACACTACCTCCCAACGTTCCTACACAATCTCGGCCTTTCCTACGCCATTCCTCGGACAAAACGGCCTGATCGACCCGACAACGCCGAAGAGATCCTCGACGAACGCGTTGAGTACGCGTTCGACGAGGATGCTCACGACCAGCCACATAATAAGCGCGAGAGTGACGACGATGACGACGAAGAGAAGTGGCGTACCGATGAGGATATCTGCACTGATGGCGGGACTGTGGTGGGATTTTTCGATGTCTCGCATCCACAACCATGGGACAACTCTCAGCGACTGTATACGGTCGATGAACCACATATCACTCGGCCGCTGGTGAAAATCGATACACCAGCGGCCGGGTTCTATGCGCTCAACGGAGAGAGCGTGCTGTCGTTCCCACCGAACCAGGAGAAAGAACAAATCTGTGGGTGTTTCGAGGAGATCCGCGAGCAGAATCCCGGCAAGCGGATTCTGCTCGTGTTGGATAACTTTTCGTCACACGTCTGCAAGCACACGCGCAAGCGTGCTCATGAACTCGGGATTGATCTGGTGTTCCTTCCGGTTGGTTCCCCGGACCTCAACCCAATCGAACCTGTCTGGAAGAGTCTCAAGTGGGAGTCTTCGCCGTTGATTGTTAACGGCGAAGACGAGTACCGGAGACTCCTTGACGAACTGTTCGACCAACTGACCGAGAAACTGAGTTTCGCTGCATCGTGGATTGACAATCACCTCAGTGGATTTCTCAATAAGATTTGCTAA
- a CDS encoding IS4-like element ISH8A family transposase, which yields MTKLGVVERDRKLQIPAFVWAFVFGFAAGESRTLAGFRRCYNSTADETISPGGFYQRLTPTLAEYLRDLVEHGLDEVAVPNAVDADIDRFRDVMIADGTVLRLHEFLSDQFEARHEEQAGAKLHLLHNATEQTIEQLDTANEKTHDSTLFKTGPWLENRLMLFDLAYFKYRRFALIDENDGYFVSRLKQNANPLITGELREWRGRALPLEGKQLRAVLDDLDRKYIDVEVEVEFKRGPYNGTQSLDTKRFRVVGVRDEDADDYHLYMTNLARKEFFPADLAEIYRCRWEVELLFRELKTQYELDEFDTSDEHVVRILLYAALLSLLVSRDLLDLVTEQADDELVFPTERWAATFRSHAQLILHELGEFLGYSPPPLLDRLIEDAQKIHKQRPILQETLATATQPRCEA from the coding sequence ATCACTAAACTCGGCGTGGTCGAACGTGACCGCAAGCTCCAGATCCCTGCCTTCGTTTGGGCGTTCGTGTTCGGCTTCGCCGCAGGCGAAAGCCGAACACTCGCCGGTTTTAGACGCTGTTACAACTCTACTGCCGATGAGACGATTTCTCCGGGTGGATTCTATCAGCGGTTGACACCGACGCTTGCGGAGTATCTCCGCGACCTCGTCGAGCATGGTCTCGACGAGGTCGCCGTTCCTAACGCTGTTGACGCTGATATCGACCGATTTAGAGACGTGATGATCGCTGATGGAACGGTGTTGCGGTTACACGAATTTCTCTCAGATCAGTTCGAAGCCCGCCACGAGGAGCAGGCTGGAGCGAAGCTCCACCTGCTCCACAATGCCACAGAGCAGACGATTGAACAGCTCGATACTGCTAACGAGAAAACGCACGACAGCACCTTGTTCAAAACAGGGCCGTGGCTTGAGAATCGCCTCATGCTGTTCGATCTCGCCTACTTCAAGTACCGCCGGTTTGCGCTGATCGACGAAAATGACGGCTACTTCGTGAGTCGGCTGAAGCAGAACGCGAATCCGCTGATTACCGGAGAGCTACGGGAATGGCGCGGCCGCGCCCTTCCCTTAGAGGGCAAGCAGCTCCGAGCTGTTCTCGATGATCTTGACCGGAAATACATCGATGTGGAGGTCGAAGTCGAATTCAAACGGGGGCCGTACAATGGGACACAGTCGCTGGATACGAAGCGGTTTCGCGTCGTCGGCGTCCGCGACGAGGACGCCGACGACTACCACCTGTACATGACGAATTTAGCGAGGAAAGAGTTCTTTCCGGCGGATTTAGCGGAGATCTACCGCTGTCGGTGGGAAGTTGAGTTGCTGTTCCGGGAGCTGAAGACGCAGTACGAATTGGACGAGTTCGACACGAGTGACGAACACGTGGTGAGGATCTTATTGTACGCAGCGCTGCTGTCGCTGCTTGTAAGCCGCGATCTGTTGGATCTAGTCACTGAGCAGGCGGATGATGAGCTTGTGTTTCCGACAGAGCGCTGGGCGGCGACCTTTCGGTCGCACGCCCAGCTTATTCTCCACGAACTCGGTGAGTTCCTTGGCTACTCACCACCGCCGCTTCTCGACCGGCTGATCGAAGACGCTCAAAAGATCCACAAGCAACGACCAATCTTACAAGAGACGCTCGCTACCGCTACACAACCGAGGTGTGAGGCTTAA
- a CDS encoding type II toxin-antitoxin system RelE family toxin: MAHEVVLTETLVETLEQFETDDAERIINKLEDIGDFPDHFLDRLKNHPGYKLRVGDFRVLIDWDKDNEVIYAIDAFERKKEYRELGKYREVWGSWRDDE; the protein is encoded by the coding sequence GTGGCTCACGAGGTCGTTCTGACGGAGACGCTGGTCGAAACGCTGGAACAGTTCGAGACCGATGACGCCGAGCGGATCATCAACAAGCTGGAGGACATCGGCGACTTCCCGGACCATTTCCTTGACCGGTTGAAGAACCATCCCGGCTACAAGCTTCGCGTCGGCGACTTTCGCGTACTGATTGATTGGGACAAGGACAACGAGGTGATCTACGCCATCGACGCCTTCGAGCGGAAGAAGGAATACCGCGAACTCGGCAAGTACCGGGAAGTATGGGGGTCGTGGCGAGACGATGAGTAG
- a CDS encoding winged helix-turn-helix domain-containing protein, whose amino-acid sequence MMEADELIESDREILDELQKGRCTPAVLVDWTGLSKQTIHNRLNVLVAAGHVEKAHDSGLYELVDDPRDD is encoded by the coding sequence ATGATGGAGGCGGACGAGTTGATAGAGAGTGACCGAGAGATCCTCGATGAACTCCAGAAGGGGCGGTGTACGCCTGCTGTTCTCGTGGATTGGACGGGTCTGTCGAAGCAGACCATTCACAATCGTCTAAACGTTCTTGTCGCCGCTGGACACGTCGAAAAAGCCCACGACAGTGGCCTCTACGAACTGGTTGACGATCCGCGCGACGACTGA
- a CDS encoding ribbon-helix-helix domain-containing protein yields the protein MSTDAGDNGDGDMVKLNVKVPKRLLEEIDELAEELEYTNRSEFIREVLRDTTEPILTPGAQEGVSEGYADVAAGRTMSTDEARERLGIDD from the coding sequence ATGAGCACGGACGCGGGAGACAACGGCGACGGGGACATGGTGAAGTTGAACGTAAAGGTGCCAAAGCGGCTTCTGGAGGAGATCGACGAACTGGCCGAGGAACTGGAGTACACCAACCGCTCGGAGTTCATCCGTGAGGTGCTGCGCGACACCACGGAACCGATTCTGACGCCCGGCGCGCAGGAGGGCGTCTCGGAGGGCTACGCGGACGTTGCAGCGGGGCGGACGATGTCCACGGACGAGGCCCGCGAACGCCTCGGTATCGACGACTGA
- a CDS encoding nucleotidyltransferase domain-containing protein: MNAAGDTLEVLGVITVDRSGRANAVRIDAEMLVKADDPVTTIPQSEYHAPIRAILTDLEERIGDDIGVVLFGSVARGTADRTSDIDLFVVVEEDRMQAQREAHTIEQEIADEQFDGDRYEAHIIVEAKGSAGNHDRTSEILAEGVTLRDSPALNAVKQEGFKNGTK, from the coding sequence GTGAATGCCGCCGGCGATACGCTCGAGGTACTTGGCGTGATCACCGTCGATCGATCAGGCCGGGCAAATGCTGTTCGGATTGATGCAGAGATGCTCGTCAAGGCTGACGATCCGGTAACGACTATTCCACAATCGGAGTATCACGCACCGATCAGAGCGATCCTCACCGATCTCGAAGAACGAATTGGCGACGACATCGGCGTAGTCCTCTTCGGCAGCGTCGCGCGAGGCACCGCTGACCGAACGAGCGACATCGACCTGTTTGTCGTTGTCGAGGAAGACCGAATGCAAGCCCAGCGCGAGGCCCATACCATTGAACAAGAGATCGCCGACGAACAGTTCGACGGAGATCGGTACGAGGCACATATCATCGTCGAAGCAAAAGGATCGGCCGGGAATCACGACCGGACCAGTGAAATTCTCGCCGAAGGGGTGACGCTCCGAGACTCGCCAGCACTTAACGCAGTAAAACAGGAGGGGTTCAAAAATGGGACTAAATGA
- a CDS encoding tyrosine-type recombinase/integrase — MEVAAVGSVNGMDDTQDGVTPREDADRTTFEAAIQQFVQSKGKVGDSGRYATDSKRLLERFEEFAADRGVEDVESISTRLLEGYAQHLDRRVQTREQQGKPHGISGATAHQYFARVRAWLEYLVKRDLLSENPAKSHHVEDELPDESLGTTDDGQQFWSPATRKQIVRWTDWYFDAALDDEQGWVTPADAARERALIATVAYSGARGAELFRDLDNDRRNGLRWRDVDLDAGTLSVLGKSQEIEEAPLLDAGRTRLADHYRRQNPRDEDWPVWVTRHPPSLYAGARILDGVDEDDDRLAPDTVLDVYREHGGTPPALSIGGARRILREHSDASGLVGSDGEHLKLHGARRGLGDELYTHDAEAAQEALRHQSIETTHKSYRDRDGERVRERAQEILDGE, encoded by the coding sequence ATGGAGGTCGCCGCCGTCGGGTCAGTCAACGGAATGGACGACACTCAGGACGGCGTTACCCCCAGGGAAGACGCCGACAGAACCACCTTCGAGGCGGCAATACAGCAGTTCGTCCAGTCGAAGGGGAAGGTCGGCGACTCTGGACGGTACGCCACCGACTCGAAACGCCTGCTGGAGCGTTTCGAAGAATTCGCCGCCGACCGTGGCGTCGAGGACGTCGAGTCGATTTCGACGCGCCTCCTCGAAGGCTACGCCCAGCACCTCGACCGCCGCGTCCAGACGCGCGAGCAACAGGGAAAACCCCACGGCATCAGCGGAGCCACCGCCCACCAGTACTTCGCTCGGGTGCGTGCGTGGCTGGAGTACCTCGTCAAACGCGACCTCCTCTCGGAAAACCCTGCAAAGAGCCATCACGTCGAGGACGAACTCCCTGATGAGTCACTCGGCACGACCGACGACGGCCAGCAGTTCTGGAGTCCGGCGACGCGCAAGCAGATCGTCCGCTGGACGGACTGGTACTTCGACGCCGCCCTCGACGACGAGCAGGGATGGGTCACGCCGGCGGATGCTGCCCGCGAGCGGGCCCTTATCGCCACGGTCGCTTACTCTGGGGCCCGCGGCGCCGAACTCTTCCGTGACCTGGACAACGACCGACGCAACGGTCTTCGGTGGCGCGATGTCGACCTCGACGCGGGGACGCTGTCTGTCCTCGGGAAGTCCCAAGAAATCGAGGAAGCCCCGCTCCTTGACGCCGGAAGGACGCGGCTGGCGGACCACTATCGGCGTCAGAACCCCAGGGATGAGGACTGGCCTGTCTGGGTGACGCGACACCCTCCGTCACTCTACGCCGGCGCTCGCATACTCGACGGCGTCGACGAAGACGACGACCGCCTCGCCCCTGACACGGTGTTGGATGTCTACCGCGAGCACGGCGGTACGCCGCCGGCGCTCTCCATCGGCGGGGCACGGCGCATCCTCCGCGAACACTCCGACGCGTCAGGGCTGGTCGGCTCCGATGGCGAGCATCTGAAACTACACGGCGCCCGACGTGGCCTCGGGGACGAACTCTATACCCACGACGCGGAGGCCGCTCAGGAGGCGCTCCGTCATCAGAGCATCGAGACAACACACAAGTCCTACCGTGACCGCGACGGTGAGCGCGTTCGCGAGCGCGCCCAAGAAATCCTAGATGGTGAGTGA